In Ostrea edulis chromosome 6, xbOstEdul1.1, whole genome shotgun sequence, a single window of DNA contains:
- the LOC125648090 gene encoding protein PF3D7_1417600-like, whose amino-acid sequence MNDAQRAVLQRHFRQLASDLIPTEDFMGMLYQHRIFERNMIEIIKAERTEGDMVYKLLEMLPKRGPDAFDNFVDIIQNDYPWLAATLQSSLKSEIAKSGRIDSYKSDNTDNVRSTSCIDLEPEPDIKAKVSTFVHKQFGQSKRISENDKKSILRWMSQQLQMERKRTASASSSRTDSSMVTPPPMLDKTTTTEDLIIDDNRISERLFHKRVQQIIEKLHQMKKISDNDLNGNQPDNKHCKENGKKSMTPSTLDVVLAEVDKLVEKVEKMENEISKCHIMLGDREKKMSLSLLIYDLSLSGKKKEKEMQSEKNKSEKMLTELYEYSKKVTKLEQVRHQMKQAIDNQAEELNKFKTENTKLRDQVIKLEQINMMHAEKQKTLENLRNMVREIQTSQQDLSTASVRSVQTRASIDSKNNNSRIPASRRSFRPNQVRPTDENATPYSTKRASSTTTNPYRRNDTSIPFSTKKYVTNVKSAHRRGNNGPFK is encoded by the exons ATGAATGATGCACAGCGAGCAGTGCTCCAAAGGCACTTCCGACAATTGGCTAGTGACCTTATTCCAACAGAAGACTTCATGGGGATGCTGTATCAGCATAGGATATTTGAGCGGAACATGATTGAAATCATCAAG GCTGAGAGAACAGAGGGTGACATGGTGTACAAATTGTTAGAGATGCTGCCCAAGAGAGGCCCTGATGCTTTTGATAACTTTGTGGACATTATACAAAATGACTACCCATGGCTGGCTGCCACTCTACAGAGTAGTCTCAAGTCAGAAATAGCCAAATCAGGCAGAATCGACTCCTACAAAAGTGATAATACAG aCAATGTTCGATCCACATCATGTATTGACCTTGAACCAGAACCAGACATTAAAGCCAAAGTGAGTACTTTTGTCCACAAACAATTCGGGCAAAGCAAGCGCATCTCCGAAAATGACAAGAAGAGCATTCTTAGGTGGATGTCTCAACAGCTTCAGATGGAGAGAAAGCGGACAGCATCTGCCTCCAGCTCAAGAACTGATTCATCCATGGTCACCCCTCCACCGATGTTGGACAAAACAACAACTACCGAGGACCTGATTATCGATGACAATAGGATTTCAGAGAGACTCTTTCATAAGAGAGTGCAACAGATCATCGAAAAACTTCACCAGATGAAAAAGATTTCAGACAATGATTTAAATGGTAATCAACCTGATAATAAACACTGtaaagaaaatggaaaaaaatctatGACTCCTTCCACTTTGGATGTTGTTCTTGCTGAGGTGGATAAATTAGTGGAGAAAGTGGAGAAAATGGAAAATGAGATCAGCAAGTGTCATATAATGTTAGGAGACAGAGAGAAAAAGATGTCCCTTTCCTTGCTTATTTATGATTTATCACTTTCtggaaaaaagaaagaaaaagaaatgcaATCAGAGAAAAACAAAAGTGAAAAAATGTTGACGGAACTTTATGAATACTCTAAAAAAGTGACCAAACTGGAACAAGTCCGTCACCAGATGAAACAAGCTATTGACAACCAAGCAGAAGAATTAAACAAATTTAAGACAGAAAACACCAAGTTGAGGGATCAAGTCATCAAACTAGAACAGATAAATATGATGCATGCCGAAAAACAAAAGACTCTTGAAAATCTTAGAAACATGGTGCGAGAAATTCAGACCTCTCAACAAGACTTATCAACAGCTAGTGTGAGAAGTGTTCAAACTCGTGCCTCTATTGATAGCAAAAACAATAATTCCAGAATACCAGCTTCTCGCAGGTCCTTTCGTCCGAATCAAGTGAGACCCACGGACGAAAATGCCACCCCTTACTCTACTAAACGAGCATCATCCACTACAACCAATCCATACAGAAGAAATGACACATCTATTCCATTTTCTACAAAGAAATATGTAACAAATGTGAAATCAGCTCATCGAAGAGGAAACAATGGACCATTTAAGTGA